The Halosimplex litoreum genome has a window encoding:
- a CDS encoding alpha/beta fold hydrolase — MSLPSVEDARAWIGARSARAIALRIAAAVAVLALAGGLAFYAYFGVFAHHAPEEVRESVRANENVTVTEDYGGFVVSDADPEVERLGVVFYPGGRVAPDAYLPTAARLAERANVTVVVPKMRANLAVFSIGRADAVLAGEGNVSRWVVGGHSLGGAMACRYAGSHPDAVDGLLLVGAYCDQPVRGLPALTVVGTRDSVLDREQFADSRANLPADATVERIEGMNHSQAGSYGGQRGDRSARIGTDDAHRRVATAVTQWLCDEFDHCGVGRDGSARDALSPSATLR, encoded by the coding sequence ATGTCGCTCCCCTCCGTCGAGGACGCCCGCGCGTGGATCGGCGCTCGGTCGGCCCGAGCGATCGCGCTCCGAATCGCCGCGGCCGTCGCCGTCCTCGCGCTCGCGGGCGGACTGGCGTTCTACGCGTATTTCGGGGTCTTCGCGCACCACGCTCCCGAGGAGGTTCGGGAGTCGGTCCGGGCGAACGAGAACGTGACCGTGACCGAGGACTACGGCGGGTTCGTCGTCTCGGACGCCGACCCCGAGGTCGAACGCCTCGGCGTGGTGTTTTACCCCGGCGGGCGGGTCGCGCCCGACGCGTATCTCCCGACGGCGGCTCGACTCGCCGAACGCGCGAACGTCACCGTCGTCGTTCCGAAGATGCGGGCGAATCTCGCGGTGTTCTCGATCGGTCGGGCCGACGCGGTCCTCGCGGGCGAAGGGAACGTCTCGCGGTGGGTCGTCGGCGGGCACTCGCTGGGTGGTGCGATGGCGTGTCGGTACGCCGGGAGCCATCCCGACGCCGTCGACGGCCTGTTGCTCGTCGGTGCCTACTGCGACCAGCCCGTCCGTGGTCTGCCCGCGCTGACGGTCGTCGGGACGCGCGATTCGGTACTCGATCGCGAGCAGTTCGCCGACAGCCGCGCGAACCTGCCCGCCGACGCGACGGTCGAACGCATCGAAGGGATGAACCACTCCCAGGCGGGGTCCTACGGCGGCCAGCGCGGCGACAGATCCGCGCGGATCGGGACCGACGACGCCCACCGTCGGGTCGCGACGGCCGTCACCCAGTGGCTCTGTGACGAGTTCGACCACTGCGGGGTCGGCCGAGACGGCAGTGCTCGCGACGCCCTCTCGCCAAGCGCCACTCTGCGCTGA
- a CDS encoding cobyric acid synthase codes for MARTILIAGTASHVGKSTVAAGLCRLLADRGVDVAPFKAQNMSNNARAVPRAAAVTDDESDTAFGEIGVSQYVQARAARVPATTDHNPVLLKPRGDGESQLVLDGEAVAHYEAGEYYEDHWERARETARRAHERLVADHEVVVAEGAGSIAEPNLRDRDLANIETARFADAEILLTVDIERGGAFASLVGTVELLPDDVGERVAGAVLTKFRGDASLLDPAIEEVEERTGVPVLGVIPHDDPGLPAEDSVDLPAESERAVRGHDDGVPDDRAVTVAVPRLPRISNFTDLEPLVSEPGVRVVYLPLDADLDDPGALDAGTGRGADAVVVPGTKNTVDDLRALRAAGFPERLRAFDGPVVGLCGGYQLLGERITNAGIESTDDVDTLEGIGLIPVETRFSPDKRVERTTRRIDGVGPLAGAAGAVSGYEIHMGETRPLGGSEPATVERPFPDAGAGAATDRVLGTYLHGLFENEAARDAFVTGVFSHAGVERARTDSTGISPYDRAADLVAGLGREALVDGLGLRALDGGSLR; via the coding sequence ATGGCACGGACGATCCTGATCGCCGGAACGGCCAGCCACGTGGGCAAGAGTACCGTCGCCGCCGGGCTGTGTCGGCTCCTCGCGGATCGGGGCGTCGACGTCGCCCCGTTCAAGGCCCAGAACATGAGCAACAACGCCCGCGCGGTGCCGAGGGCGGCGGCCGTCACGGACGACGAGTCCGATACCGCGTTCGGCGAGATCGGCGTCTCGCAGTACGTCCAGGCGCGGGCGGCACGCGTCCCGGCGACGACGGACCACAACCCCGTCCTGCTCAAGCCACGGGGCGACGGCGAGTCACAGCTCGTCCTCGACGGGGAAGCGGTCGCCCACTACGAGGCCGGCGAGTACTACGAGGACCACTGGGAGCGCGCCCGCGAGACCGCCCGCCGCGCCCACGAGCGACTCGTGGCCGACCACGAGGTGGTCGTCGCCGAAGGGGCGGGGTCGATCGCCGAGCCGAACCTACGCGACCGCGACCTGGCGAACATCGAGACGGCGCGCTTCGCCGACGCCGAGATCCTCCTGACGGTCGACATCGAACGCGGGGGCGCGTTCGCCAGCCTCGTGGGGACGGTCGAACTGCTCCCCGACGACGTGGGCGAGCGGGTCGCGGGCGCGGTCCTCACGAAGTTCCGCGGCGACGCGTCGCTGCTCGACCCCGCCATCGAGGAGGTCGAAGAGCGAACGGGCGTCCCCGTTTTGGGCGTGATCCCCCACGACGATCCCGGCCTGCCCGCCGAGGACAGCGTCGACCTCCCCGCCGAGAGTGAGCGGGCGGTGCGGGGCCACGACGACGGCGTCCCCGACGACCGGGCGGTCACTGTCGCGGTCCCGCGACTCCCGCGGATCTCCAATTTCACCGATCTCGAGCCGCTCGTCTCCGAACCGGGCGTCCGCGTCGTCTACCTGCCCCTCGATGCCGACCTGGACGACCCTGGCGCGCTCGACGCGGGTACCGGCCGCGGCGCCGACGCGGTGGTCGTCCCGGGGACGAAGAACACGGTCGACGACCTGCGGGCGCTCCGGGCGGCGGGCTTCCCCGAGCGACTCCGCGCGTTCGACGGCCCGGTCGTCGGCCTCTGTGGCGGCTACCAGCTGCTCGGCGAGCGGATCACGAACGCGGGGATCGAGAGCACCGACGACGTCGATACCCTCGAAGGTATCGGGCTGATACCGGTCGAGACGCGCTTCTCGCCGGACAAACGGGTCGAACGGACGACGCGGCGGATCGACGGCGTCGGACCGCTCGCGGGCGCCGCGGGTGCGGTCTCGGGCTACGAGATCCACATGGGCGAGACGCGTCCGCTCGGGGGCAGCGAACCCGCCACTGTCGAACGACCGTTCCCCGACGCCGGGGCCGGCGCGGCGACCGATCGGGTGCTGGGGACGTATCTGCACGGACTGTTCGAAAACGAGGCCGCTCGGGACGCGTTCGTGACCGGCGTCTTTTCCCACGCAGGTGTCGAACGAGCGAGGACCGACTCGACGGGGATATCACCGTACGACCGGGCGGCCGACCTGGTCGCGGGCCTGGGGAGGGAGGCGCTGGTCGATGGCCTCGGTCTGCGTGCGCTCGACGGCGGCTCGCTCCGGTAG
- a CDS encoding class I SAM-dependent methyltransferase, giving the protein MSDDHYDALADDWHDYAEAPWRAQILWPTIDELLPNLDGRRVLDAGCGDGTHAAALADRGADVVGVDASDGMIDTARERYGDRDRVEFHRADLAEGLDSLADDDFDLVLCQHVLSHVPDLEAVAAAFARLVRPGGSVVLSTHHPFHEYLVVREESYPDTRAIDGLDARPAVDADADSHPPTYADTERYDLYWGGEVPENASDGHGGADPTTFHRRPLDDLTGPLFDAGFALSGLREPDLTERLDDELAEAVSTLLDRPPRSLCLRAELSE; this is encoded by the coding sequence ATGTCCGACGACCACTACGACGCCCTCGCCGACGACTGGCACGACTACGCCGAGGCGCCGTGGCGCGCCCAGATACTCTGGCCCACCATCGACGAACTGCTGCCCAACCTCGACGGCCGTCGCGTGCTCGACGCGGGCTGTGGCGACGGCACCCACGCGGCCGCGCTCGCCGACCGCGGCGCCGACGTGGTCGGCGTCGACGCGAGCGACGGAATGATCGACACTGCGCGCGAGCGCTACGGCGACCGCGACCGCGTCGAGTTTCACCGCGCCGACCTCGCCGAGGGCCTCGACTCCCTCGCCGACGACGACTTCGACCTCGTCCTCTGCCAGCACGTGCTCTCGCACGTCCCCGACCTCGAAGCGGTCGCCGCGGCGTTCGCCCGCCTCGTCCGCCCCGGCGGCTCGGTCGTCCTGTCGACCCACCACCCGTTCCACGAGTACCTCGTCGTCCGTGAGGAGTCCTACCCCGACACCCGAGCCATCGACGGCCTCGACGCTCGCCCGGCCGTCGATGCCGACGCCGACTCGCATCCACCGACGTACGCCGACACCGAGCGCTACGATCTCTACTGGGGCGGTGAGGTGCCCGAGAACGCGTCGGACGGACACGGCGGAGCGGATCCCACCACCTTCCACCGACGGCCGCTCGACGACCTCACCGGCCCGCTGTTCGACGCCGGCTTCGCGCTCAGCGGCCTGCGCGAGCCCGACCTGACCGAGCGGCTGGACGACGAACTGGCCGAAGCGGTGTCGACACTGCTCGACCGACCGCCGCGGTCGCTCTGTCTCCGGGCCGAACTGTCCGAGTAG
- a CDS encoding ABC transporter ATP-binding protein, giving the protein MVPERPPDGPAIETNELTKRFGDVLAVDGLDLSIEQGEVYGFLGPNGSGKTTTMRMLTTLTRPTSGSARVMGVDVTDRRELISVVGYLPEEPPLFDELTAREQLRHVAALHDLPRERARDRIDRYLDRFSLAEEADRRLEGFSTGMRKKVGLIATVLHEPPVLFLDEPTNGLDPRAARTVKDLIAELSGGETTVFLSTHILPVVDELSDRVGVLHHGDLVAEGAPDGLKQRAERGQAGSLEDVFLEVTTDHSEGATAPEASTTTPDSQP; this is encoded by the coding sequence ATGGTCCCTGAACGTCCCCCAGACGGCCCTGCGATCGAGACGAACGAGTTGACGAAACGGTTCGGCGACGTGCTCGCGGTCGACGGCCTCGACCTGTCGATCGAGCAGGGCGAGGTGTACGGCTTCCTCGGGCCGAACGGCTCCGGGAAGACGACGACGATGCGGATGCTGACGACGCTCACCCGACCCACGAGCGGGTCGGCCCGCGTGATGGGCGTCGACGTGACCGACCGGCGAGAGCTGATCTCCGTCGTGGGCTACCTCCCCGAGGAGCCGCCGCTGTTCGACGAGCTGACCGCCCGCGAGCAGCTACGTCACGTCGCCGCCCTCCACGACCTGCCCCGCGAGCGAGCCCGCGACCGCATCGACCGCTACCTCGACCGCTTCTCGCTGGCCGAGGAAGCCGACCGCCGGCTCGAAGGTTTCTCGACGGGGATGCGAAAGAAAGTCGGCCTGATCGCGACGGTACTGCACGAACCGCCCGTGCTCTTTCTCGACGAGCCGACTAACGGGCTGGACCCGCGAGCCGCCCGCACCGTCAAGGACCTCATCGCCGAGCTTTCGGGCGGGGAGACGACCGTCTTCCTCTCGACGCACATCTTGCCGGTGGTCGACGAGCTCTCCGACAGGGTCGGGGTGCTCCATCACGGTGACCTGGTCGCCGAGGGTGCGCCCGACGGGCTCAAACAGCGCGCCGAGCGCGGCCAAGCCGGGTCGCTGGAGGACGTGTTCCTCGAAGTGACGACCGACCATAGCGAAGGGGCGACCGCCCCGGAAGCGAGCACGACGACGCCGGACTCCCAGCCATGA
- a CDS encoding cob(I)yrinic acid a,c-diamide adenosyltransferase, translating into MTDETDDASAAAGDDGTDSADPLEPRPIEPAAPEEFGLTQVWWGDGKGKTTAALGMGMRAAGHGYRVHVLQFMKGGTASVEDVRGEYNAIAALPGYSYENSGHYGWHRFHDGTDDDEHAARARGGFERARDLVDAAGEADLSSPLPLEAPADDGVHMLILDEICYAGNRGLVDPDDVRDLVESKPEDLELVLTGGHERPEFVTAVADLVTNVRKEAHPLESGHSARKGTEY; encoded by the coding sequence ATGACCGACGAGACCGACGACGCGAGCGCAGCGGCGGGCGACGACGGTACCGACAGCGCCGACCCGCTGGAACCGCGACCTATCGAGCCGGCGGCGCCCGAGGAGTTCGGACTGACGCAGGTCTGGTGGGGCGACGGGAAGGGAAAGACGACCGCGGCGCTGGGGATGGGGATGCGCGCGGCCGGCCACGGCTATCGCGTCCACGTGCTCCAGTTCATGAAGGGCGGGACCGCCAGCGTCGAGGACGTGCGCGGCGAGTACAACGCCATCGCGGCGCTACCGGGCTACTCCTACGAGAACAGCGGCCACTACGGCTGGCACCGCTTCCACGACGGCACCGACGACGACGAACACGCCGCCCGCGCGAGAGGCGGCTTCGAGCGGGCGCGAGACCTCGTCGACGCCGCCGGGGAGGCCGACCTGTCCTCGCCTCTGCCGCTCGAGGCCCCCGCCGACGACGGCGTCCACATGCTGATCCTCGACGAGATCTGCTACGCGGGCAACCGCGGGCTCGTCGACCCCGACGACGTGCGGGACCTGGTCGAGTCCAAGCCCGAGGATCTGGAACTCGTCCTGACCGGCGGCCACGAGCGCCCCGAGTTCGTCACGGCGGTCGCGGACCTGGTGACGAACGTTCGCAAGGAAGCCCACCCGCTCGAGTCGGGGCACAGCGCGCGCAAGGGAACCGAGTACTGA
- a CDS encoding adenosylcobinamide amidohydrolase, with protein sequence MFESEISADVLRVCRPDTRWLSTGFSGGYETADAAYNCTVPEGFDRTDLSAYVAERREKAGFLDAGPAMLTGVDLRHARRARLDGVEAVATAGVSNPAALPMGDGVEAATESEGVAAGTADSATGSAEDDPPRPGTVNLVVGTTRALSDGALATLLATVVEAKTATMLAKTSFTGTTSDAVVVGSDPSGEPAAFAGSATPVGRAARVCVRDAVRASLAARYDGESADDVPASVTAAEYGVRSSGHATVSRLDE encoded by the coding sequence ATGTTCGAGAGTGAGATATCGGCGGACGTGCTGCGCGTGTGCCGGCCGGATACCCGCTGGCTCTCGACGGGGTTTTCGGGCGGATACGAGACTGCCGACGCCGCGTACAACTGCACGGTCCCCGAGGGGTTCGACCGGACGGATCTCTCCGCCTACGTCGCCGAACGGCGGGAGAAGGCGGGATTTCTCGACGCCGGTCCGGCGATGTTGACGGGCGTCGACCTGCGACACGCGCGGCGCGCTCGGCTGGACGGCGTCGAGGCGGTCGCGACCGCGGGTGTCTCGAACCCGGCGGCGCTACCGATGGGCGACGGCGTCGAAGCCGCGACCGAGTCGGAGGGCGTGGCGGCGGGGACGGCGGACTCCGCGACGGGCTCGGCCGAAGACGACCCGCCGCGGCCGGGGACGGTCAACCTCGTCGTCGGGACGACGCGGGCGCTCTCCGACGGCGCGCTCGCGACGCTGCTGGCGACGGTCGTCGAGGCGAAGACAGCGACGATGCTCGCGAAGACGAGCTTCACCGGGACGACCTCGGACGCAGTGGTAGTCGGGTCGGACCCGTCGGGCGAGCCCGCGGCGTTCGCCGGGAGCGCGACGCCGGTGGGGCGAGCCGCGCGGGTCTGCGTGCGCGACGCGGTCCGAGCGAGTCTCGCGGCGCGGTACGACGGCGAGAGTGCCGACGACGTTCCGGCCTCCGTCACGGCGGCCGAGTACGGCGTCCGTTCGAGCGGCCACGCGACCGTCTCGCGACTCGACGAGTGA
- a CDS encoding aminotransferase class I/II-fold pyridoxal phosphate-dependent enzyme: MDNEAVARLAGSGVVHGSSDDPDVLDFSANVNPAVPDGVAETYADALDDSRTYPPEDYPEYRHAAARYVDCDADAVIPTPGGLAAIRLAVAVTVDPGDRALVPAPSFGEYEREVELQGGEPVAVAHDAVLDRDPGEFALAILCNPNNPTGDAYEPAALAEFAERCRAAETPLLVDEAFLGFTDRPSLAGEPEVVVARSLTKLFGLPGLRAGFAVATGELGERVRTAAITWGLGWPAAAVGAHCMDSPGFVAETRDRVTSERERLRRAFDADPRFSVYRPDPPMADESAPFLLLDCGSEAGVEELLARARAADIELRDARSFSGLDTHVRVAVRAPAEHDRLLGALDVRE, encoded by the coding sequence ATGGACAACGAGGCGGTCGCGCGGCTCGCGGGGTCAGGAGTGGTCCACGGCAGCAGCGACGACCCCGACGTGCTCGATTTCAGCGCGAACGTCAACCCGGCGGTGCCCGACGGCGTCGCCGAGACCTACGCGGACGCGCTCGACGACTCGCGGACCTACCCCCCCGAGGACTACCCCGAGTATCGTCACGCCGCGGCTCGCTACGTGGACTGCGACGCCGACGCGGTGATCCCGACGCCGGGCGGACTGGCGGCTATCCGGCTGGCCGTCGCGGTGACCGTCGACCCGGGCGACCGGGCGCTCGTGCCCGCGCCGAGCTTCGGCGAGTACGAACGCGAGGTCGAGCTACAGGGCGGCGAGCCCGTGGCGGTCGCCCACGACGCCGTGCTCGACCGCGACCCGGGCGAGTTCGCGCTCGCGATCCTCTGCAACCCGAACAACCCGACCGGTGACGCCTACGAGCCGGCGGCGCTGGCCGAGTTCGCCGAGCGCTGTCGCGCGGCGGAGACGCCGCTGCTCGTCGACGAGGCGTTTCTGGGATTCACGGACCGGCCGTCGCTGGCCGGCGAACCGGAGGTGGTCGTCGCGCGGTCGCTGACGAAGCTGTTCGGGCTGCCGGGGTTGCGTGCGGGGTTCGCCGTCGCGACGGGCGAGCTGGGCGAGCGGGTCCGGACGGCGGCGATCACCTGGGGGCTGGGGTGGCCCGCGGCCGCGGTGGGCGCCCACTGCATGGACAGCCCGGGCTTCGTCGCGGAGACGCGCGACCGCGTGACGAGCGAGCGCGAGCGCCTCCGTCGGGCCTTCGACGCCGATCCGCGCTTTTCGGTGTATCGGCCCGACCCACCGATGGCGGACGAGAGTGCGCCGTTCCTCCTGCTCGATTGCGGGAGCGAAGCGGGCGTCGAGGAGCTGCTCGCACGGGCGCGAGCGGCGGATATCGAACTCCGGGACGCCCGCTCGTTCTCGGGGCTCGACACGCACGTCCGCGTCGCGGTCCGGGCACCCGCCGAGCACGACCGGCTGCTGGGGGCGCTCGATGTTCGAGAGTGA
- a CDS encoding NTP transferase domain-containing protein — protein sequence MCGGKGTRLDYEGEKPLFPVDGEPMVDRVLAALADSRVDRVYAVVSPHAPETAAHVDCPTVEAPGEGYVADLQYALADERVTEPVLTVAADLPLLDAEAVDGVLDAHESGSLTVAAPTFLKSALGVSVDTTFVHEGEELAPAGVNVVGDGPDRTLVRDDARLAVNVNRCEDAEVAERLL from the coding sequence ATCTGCGGCGGGAAGGGCACGCGGCTCGACTACGAGGGGGAAAAGCCCCTGTTTCCCGTCGACGGCGAGCCGATGGTCGACCGGGTGCTGGCGGCGCTGGCCGACAGCCGAGTCGACCGGGTGTACGCCGTCGTCTCGCCCCACGCACCCGAGACCGCGGCCCACGTCGACTGTCCGACCGTCGAGGCGCCCGGCGAGGGGTACGTCGCGGACCTGCAATACGCCCTGGCCGACGAGCGAGTCACCGAGCCGGTGCTGACGGTCGCGGCGGACCTGCCGCTGCTGGACGCCGAGGCGGTCGACGGCGTCCTCGACGCCCACGAGTCGGGGTCGTTGACCGTCGCGGCGCCGACGTTCCTCAAGAGTGCGCTCGGTGTGAGCGTCGACACCACGTTCGTCCACGAGGGCGAGGAGCTCGCCCCCGCGGGTGTCAACGTCGTCGGCGACGGCCCCGACCGGACGCTCGTCCGCGACGACGCGCGGCTGGCGGTCAACGTCAACCGCTGCGAGGACGCCGAAGTGGCCGAACGCCTGCTGTAA